In a genomic window of Pseudoglutamicibacter albus:
- a CDS encoding hotdog fold thioesterase has protein sequence MTDKSSKPETGGTNNTTQAAHENHPFATELTEANIPHAAWEYLRHHGPGALVTKLGIIFDTFTVEELTATMPVESNTQVAGILHGGASAALAETLGSFAAALHIVDSGLQGKSPVGVDLNITHHRGGVSGRVRGVCTPAHLGRTTTSHDIKIYDENNKLVATARITNQLIDLR, from the coding sequence ATGACTGACAAAAGCTCAAAACCCGAAACGGGCGGCACCAACAACACCACCCAAGCTGCCCACGAGAACCATCCGTTCGCTACCGAACTCACTGAAGCGAACATCCCGCACGCGGCGTGGGAATACCTACGCCACCATGGCCCCGGAGCACTGGTCACCAAGCTCGGGATCATCTTCGACACCTTCACGGTCGAAGAACTCACCGCAACCATGCCGGTTGAAAGCAACACCCAGGTAGCCGGAATCCTCCACGGCGGAGCCAGCGCGGCACTCGCTGAAACCCTTGGCTCCTTCGCCGCAGCCTTGCACATCGTCGACTCAGGGCTCCAGGGGAAATCCCCCGTAGGCGTGGACCTCAACATCACCCACCACCGCGGCGGTGTTTCCGGGCGGGTGCGCGGAGTGTGCACACCAGCCCACCTCGGCCGAACCACCACGAGCCACGACATCAAAATCTATGACGAGAACAACAAACTTGTCGCGACCGCACGCATCACCAACCAGCTCATCGACCTGCGCTAA
- the polA gene encoding DNA polymerase I, producing the protein MGIRLSCVSANAKSSSSKSSSSSESKPRLLVIDGHSMAFRAFFALPAENFSTATGQYTNAVHGFVSMLLKMIEQREPTHVAVAFDLSGPTIRSQQYEEYKGGRAETPPEFAGQIELIDQVMAAMNIPTLTYEGYEADDILATLSTRGAADGFDVLVVSGDRDTFQLINDDVLVLYPMRGISDIPPMDAAAVQDRYGVLPQNYPDMAALVGEKADNLPGVPRVGNKTAAKWINQYGSVEKILEHADEIKGKVGQSLRDHVDDVRRNRELNALVRDLDVDLTWDDMRVREPEWDRIEDLFDSLEFNTLRRRLNDVMGGLSEEESPAVELPTVVSFADAEKIRSWFESVAGAGADGAPVAAVRVELSAEHAVGEASDVLSLSVAVLPEESAQAEVLQVDLAQLDEQATDAVAAWLADAERPKVVYDLKPMLKALWARGLQLSGVIDDVALSAYLVQPDRRGYALEDLSQQHLKRTLGEAAAQNAGQLDLGLDEDGAAVDGREAERADVTLRLHSVLQPMLVDREAQDLLTQVEVPLASVLARMEATGVAVDLGSLDDLIDSFTQNMNRAQQQAFDAIGHEVNLSSPKQLQTVLFEELELPKTKKIKTGYTTDAASLQDLLVKTGHPFLEALMAHRDVAKLRQTVEGLKKTVAADGRIHTTFSQTAAATGRLSSLNPNLQNIPVRTEEGRRIRDIFTCGDSAELLTADYSQIEMRIMAHLSGDEALIQAFKDGEDLHRFVGSHVFDVAPEDVSPEMRSKVKAMSYGLAYGLSQFGLSQQLGISVDEARTLRNDYFKRFGAVRDYLDEVVAQARVDGYTSTLLGRRRYLPELHSDNRQLREMAKRAALNAPIQGTAADIIKLAMLRIPAAFKDAGLESKMLLQVHDELIFEVVDGEQEKVRSLVVEIMSSAMELSVPLDVNIGSGRTWHAAAH; encoded by the coding sequence ATGGGCATTAGGCTTTCATGTGTGAGTGCCAACGCCAAGTCTTCTTCGTCTAAATCTTCGTCTTCGTCCGAATCCAAGCCGCGTTTGCTCGTTATCGATGGGCATTCGATGGCGTTCCGCGCGTTTTTCGCTTTACCTGCAGAGAACTTCTCGACTGCTACGGGCCAATACACGAACGCGGTTCACGGTTTCGTTTCGATGCTGCTGAAAATGATTGAGCAGCGGGAACCGACCCATGTTGCGGTCGCTTTTGACCTTTCTGGGCCTACTATCCGTTCGCAACAGTATGAGGAATATAAGGGCGGCCGCGCCGAGACTCCGCCGGAGTTCGCGGGCCAGATCGAGTTGATCGATCAGGTCATGGCCGCTATGAACATCCCTACGTTGACGTATGAGGGCTATGAGGCTGATGACATTCTGGCGACGTTGTCGACCCGCGGCGCTGCGGATGGTTTCGATGTCCTGGTTGTCTCTGGTGATAGGGACACGTTCCAGTTGATCAACGATGACGTGCTGGTTTTGTATCCGATGCGCGGCATTTCGGATATCCCGCCGATGGACGCTGCCGCGGTGCAGGACCGTTACGGGGTTCTTCCGCAGAACTACCCGGATATGGCTGCGCTGGTGGGGGAGAAGGCCGATAATCTTCCGGGTGTTCCGAGGGTGGGCAATAAGACTGCGGCTAAGTGGATCAATCAGTATGGCTCGGTTGAGAAGATCCTTGAGCATGCTGATGAGATCAAGGGCAAGGTTGGACAGAGCCTGCGTGACCACGTGGATGATGTACGCCGTAACCGTGAGCTGAACGCATTGGTTCGGGATTTGGATGTGGATCTCACGTGGGATGACATGCGTGTGCGTGAACCGGAGTGGGATCGCATTGAGGACTTGTTTGATTCGCTTGAGTTCAATACGTTGCGCCGCCGTTTGAACGACGTGATGGGTGGTTTGAGCGAGGAAGAGTCCCCGGCTGTTGAGTTGCCGACTGTTGTTTCATTCGCTGACGCTGAGAAGATTCGTTCGTGGTTTGAATCTGTTGCTGGCGCGGGCGCTGATGGTGCGCCTGTTGCCGCGGTGCGCGTTGAGCTGTCGGCTGAGCACGCGGTGGGTGAGGCATCGGATGTTCTGAGCCTTTCGGTTGCGGTGCTTCCTGAAGAGTCGGCGCAGGCTGAGGTGTTGCAAGTTGATCTTGCCCAGTTGGATGAGCAGGCCACCGATGCGGTGGCGGCCTGGCTTGCGGATGCTGAGCGGCCGAAGGTTGTGTATGACCTCAAGCCGATGCTGAAGGCACTGTGGGCGCGTGGCTTGCAGTTGTCGGGTGTGATCGATGATGTAGCGCTCTCGGCGTATCTGGTTCAGCCGGACCGCCGTGGTTATGCGCTTGAGGATCTCTCCCAGCAGCACCTGAAGCGCACGCTGGGTGAAGCCGCGGCACAGAACGCCGGCCAGCTTGACTTAGGCCTGGATGAGGACGGAGCGGCCGTGGATGGCCGCGAGGCGGAGCGTGCAGATGTCACGTTGCGTCTGCATTCGGTGTTGCAGCCCATGCTTGTTGATCGTGAAGCTCAAGACCTGTTGACGCAGGTCGAGGTTCCTTTGGCGAGCGTTCTGGCGCGCATGGAGGCCACGGGTGTGGCTGTGGATCTGGGCTCGCTCGATGATTTGATCGATAGCTTCACCCAGAACATGAACCGCGCCCAACAACAGGCTTTCGACGCGATTGGGCACGAGGTGAATCTCAGTAGCCCTAAGCAGTTGCAGACGGTTCTGTTTGAGGAACTTGAGCTTCCTAAGACCAAGAAGATCAAGACTGGTTACACGACGGATGCGGCCTCGTTGCAGGATTTGTTGGTCAAGACGGGGCATCCGTTCCTTGAAGCGCTGATGGCTCACCGGGACGTGGCTAAGCTACGCCAGACTGTTGAAGGCTTGAAGAAGACGGTTGCCGCTGATGGGCGGATCCATACGACGTTCTCTCAGACAGCTGCGGCTACCGGCCGGCTGTCTTCCTTGAACCCGAACCTGCAGAATATTCCGGTGCGTACCGAAGAGGGCCGCCGTATTCGCGACATCTTCACGTGCGGTGACAGCGCGGAGCTGCTCACGGCGGATTATTCGCAGATTGAGATGCGCATCATGGCGCATTTATCTGGGGATGAGGCGTTGATCCAGGCGTTCAAGGATGGCGAGGATCTGCACCGTTTTGTTGGCTCACATGTTTTCGATGTAGCGCCCGAGGACGTTTCCCCTGAAATGCGTTCGAAGGTCAAGGCGATGAGCTACGGCTTGGCGTACGGGTTGAGCCAGTTCGGTCTATCCCAGCAGTTGGGTATTTCGGTTGATGAGGCCCGCACGCTGCGGAACGACTATTTCAAGCGTTTCGGTGCGGTACGTGATTATCTCGATGAGGTTGTCGCTCAAGCGCGTGTGGACGGCTACACCTCGACCCTGTTGGGGCGGCGCCGCTACCTGCCTGAGTTGCATAGCGATAACCGTCAGTTGCGGGAGATGGCTAAACGGGCCGCGTTGAACGCGCCGATCCAGGGCACAGCGGCGGATATCATCAAGCTTGCGATGCTTCGCATCCCTGCCGCGTTCAAGGACGCGGGCCTGGAATCGAAGATGCTGTTGCAGGTCCATGACGAACTGATTTTTGAGGTCGTGGACGGTGAGCAGGAGAAGGTGCGTTCGCTCGTAGTCGAGATCATGTCCAGCGCGATGGAATTGTCTGTTCCTTTGGATGTGAACATCGGTAGCGGGCGCACATGGCACGCCGCAGCACACTAG
- a CDS encoding GNAT family N-acetyltransferase produces MTEAFIEAMALGFLDGRRTQEEMQGKVDRFRQDRSLLTMVHDDNQPSIALDADIPIATFGEFPGQLCVREGVLVDTHMVTEVTVRTSHRRRGLLTKMMHASFDRAKEAGRPLAALTATEGVIYGRFGFGVAAHTGTCRVKVLHGLRLRASAIKAIEDSGVRVVVPSWEAMPAIHRESSEAYVKRTPGQVAPVSSQRRRAAGISNYLAEPGESHDLRPLVALGPDGKVRGHAIAEFSGWDSRPFTLKVHELMAADPVAELALWQAIGATDLVEELSADSVVADHALRVALINGRDVVDGVTRDALWLRVLDVPEAMRARGLSSEGSVVLDVSDPLGYAQGQFLIEADEHGTRVTEAPEATDGSGADVPRLSLDAEALAALYLGTCRVADLVASGRAQADEADLEALHLLFHSKVPPINTTHF; encoded by the coding sequence GTGACTGAGGCGTTCATTGAGGCGATGGCCTTAGGGTTCTTGGACGGGCGCCGCACGCAAGAGGAAATGCAGGGCAAGGTTGATCGTTTCCGTCAGGACCGTTCGCTGTTGACGATGGTCCATGATGACAATCAGCCCTCGATCGCACTGGATGCGGATATTCCTATTGCGACGTTCGGGGAGTTCCCTGGCCAGCTGTGTGTGCGTGAAGGTGTCCTCGTTGATACGCACATGGTTACCGAGGTGACGGTGCGGACCTCGCACCGGCGTCGTGGTTTGTTGACCAAGATGATGCATGCCTCTTTCGACCGGGCTAAAGAAGCCGGGCGTCCGTTGGCGGCACTCACGGCGACCGAGGGCGTGATTTATGGCCGCTTCGGTTTTGGCGTTGCAGCGCATACTGGCACGTGCCGGGTCAAGGTCCTGCATGGTTTGCGTTTGCGGGCTTCTGCGATCAAGGCGATCGAGGATTCGGGTGTGCGCGTTGTGGTGCCGTCCTGGGAGGCGATGCCTGCGATCCATCGTGAGTCTTCTGAGGCCTATGTCAAGCGGACGCCTGGACAGGTTGCTCCGGTGTCTTCGCAACGGCGTCGCGCAGCTGGCATCAGTAACTATTTGGCGGAGCCAGGGGAGAGCCACGATTTGCGTCCGCTGGTTGCGCTCGGCCCGGACGGTAAGGTGCGTGGGCATGCGATCGCGGAGTTCTCCGGCTGGGATTCTCGCCCGTTCACGTTGAAGGTTCATGAGCTGATGGCCGCGGATCCTGTAGCGGAGCTCGCTTTGTGGCAAGCGATAGGTGCCACGGATCTGGTTGAAGAGCTTTCGGCCGATTCGGTGGTTGCTGATCACGCGCTGCGTGTCGCGTTGATCAATGGCCGCGATGTGGTTGACGGTGTTACGCGCGATGCCCTGTGGCTGCGGGTTCTCGATGTTCCAGAGGCGATGCGGGCCCGCGGACTCAGCAGTGAGGGCTCCGTGGTCCTGGACGTCTCTGACCCTCTGGGGTATGCCCAGGGGCAGTTCCTGATCGAGGCAGACGAACACGGAACGAGGGTTACCGAAGCCCCGGAAGCTACTGATGGTTCCGGCGCGGATGTGCCGCGCTTGAGCCTGGATGCGGAAGCGTTGGCTGCTCTATACCTTGGTACGTGCCGTGTAGCTGATCTGGTGGCGAGCGGGCGTGCCCAGGCTGATGAGGCCGACCTTGAAGCGCTTCACTTGTTGTTTCACTCGAAGGTGCCTCCTATTAACACAACCCACTTCTGA
- the rpsA gene encoding 30S ribosomal protein S1, whose amino-acid sequence MTTTNPDQTGLPQVAVNDIGSEEEFLAAIDATIKYFNDGDLVEGEVVKVDHDEVLLDIGYKTEGVIPSRELSIKHDVDPSDVVEVGDTVEALVLTKEDKEGRLILSKKRAQYERAWGDIEKVKEEDGVVTGTVIEVVKGGLILDIGLRGFLPASLVEMRRVRDLAPYIGQQLEAKIIELDKHRNNVVLSRRAWLEETQSAVRTEFLNKLEKGQVREGVVSSIVNFGAFVDLGGVDGLVHVSELSWKHIDHPSEVVEVGQKVTVEVLEVDMSRERVSLSLKATQEDPWQTFARTHALGQVVPGKVTKLVPFGAFVRVEDGIEGLVHISELAERHVDLAEQVVQVGQEIFVKVIDIDLERRRISLSLKQANEGVDPEGTEFDPALYGMAAEYDEAGNYKYPEGFDPETNEWLEGYETQRAEWEQQYAAAQARWEAHKKQVAEAIEKDAEAGAQQASAPAPASYSSEDQSDTEDSGTLASDEALAALREKLTGNK is encoded by the coding sequence ATGACCACTACGAACCCGGATCAGACCGGACTCCCGCAGGTCGCAGTCAACGACATCGGTTCGGAAGAGGAATTCCTCGCCGCTATCGACGCAACCATCAAGTACTTCAACGATGGCGATCTCGTTGAAGGTGAAGTCGTCAAGGTTGATCATGACGAAGTTCTGCTGGATATCGGCTACAAGACCGAGGGTGTTATCCCGTCCCGCGAGCTGTCTATCAAGCACGATGTAGACCCTAGCGATGTCGTCGAGGTTGGCGACACGGTTGAGGCACTTGTCCTGACGAAGGAGGACAAGGAAGGCCGTCTGATCCTTTCCAAGAAACGCGCACAGTACGAGCGTGCTTGGGGCGATATCGAGAAGGTCAAGGAAGAAGACGGCGTCGTTACCGGTACCGTCATCGAGGTTGTCAAGGGTGGTCTCATCCTCGACATCGGCCTGCGTGGCTTCCTGCCTGCTTCCTTGGTTGAGATGCGTCGCGTCCGCGACTTGGCTCCGTACATCGGCCAGCAGCTTGAAGCGAAGATCATCGAGCTCGACAAGCACCGCAACAACGTTGTTCTCTCCCGCCGCGCATGGCTCGAAGAGACCCAGTCCGCGGTCCGCACCGAGTTCCTCAACAAGCTAGAGAAGGGCCAGGTTCGCGAGGGCGTTGTCTCCTCCATCGTCAACTTCGGTGCATTCGTTGACCTGGGCGGTGTTGACGGCCTGGTTCACGTTTCCGAGCTGTCCTGGAAGCACATCGACCACCCATCCGAGGTTGTCGAGGTTGGCCAGAAGGTTACCGTCGAGGTCCTCGAGGTAGACATGAGCCGCGAGCGTGTTTCCCTCTCGCTCAAGGCAACCCAGGAAGACCCATGGCAGACCTTCGCCCGCACCCACGCACTGGGTCAGGTTGTACCTGGTAAGGTCACCAAGCTCGTTCCGTTCGGCGCGTTCGTTCGCGTTGAGGACGGCATCGAGGGTCTGGTTCACATCTCCGAGCTCGCTGAGCGTCACGTTGACCTCGCGGAGCAGGTTGTTCAGGTGGGCCAGGAGATCTTCGTCAAGGTTATCGACATCGACCTCGAGCGTCGCCGTATCTCGCTGTCCCTCAAGCAGGCCAACGAGGGTGTTGACCCAGAGGGCACCGAGTTCGATCCTGCTCTGTACGGTATGGCCGCAGAGTACGACGAGGCCGGTAACTACAAGTACCCAGAGGGCTTCGACCCAGAGACCAACGAATGGCTCGAGGGCTACGAGACTCAGCGCGCAGAATGGGAGCAGCAGTACGCTGCAGCTCAGGCCCGCTGGGAGGCACACAAGAAGCAGGTCGCAGAGGCAATCGAGAAGGACGCAGAGGCCGGCGCACAGCAGGCATCCGCTCCAGCTCCAGCTTCCTACTCCTCCGAGGACCAGAGCGACACCGAAGACAGCGGCACGCTCGCATCCGATGAAGCCCTTGCTGCACTGCGTGAGAAGCTCACCGGCAACAAGTAA
- the eccCa gene encoding type VII secretion protein EccCa, which produces MTTHSRSLTALEDNGLFHRPARSEPPAAEPELETVRRPPLIEDGGAGNMGFLGLIPLLGMAGSMTVMMLFRGSPFAAVGALMMIVTVIGAIVMMTSQNGKQTRRRKQLRDNYLEYLEERHHELRTAEDERRSRAQITDPRTNALVELIFTPSRLWERRRQHSDYLNVRCGIGDATGVEFRLEGEDQSLESTDPHLEQQLDVLQDRFSTTPDMPLLVHLGADHTVSVIGDNEFCDQAIRNLVLQAVALHSPEDLQLAFLVPTVHRDKWEWVRRLPHILDQDQPTAFGPVPRICETMPELASLLRSNIQRRYQATAELRRTPADYTVVNLNQPRLLIVDLRHSGPVENFSAGTATDLEMMGITVIHALRNQLEEPGDVSARLVQSNRAVHNNNVGQDNGSGRGRRAGLGSKTGIGSWAGLGNWAGFRNDAAASEVDLEAAAEVEVQRLDSDGSVAQRLKGVLDDSDVALAQSISRVLAPLRLSHDSLEHSEQQAGMKFTQLLGLKELNESHLQAAWEPNFGPDFLTVPIGLDQQGKPVRLDIKEAAQHGMGPHGLCVGATGSGKSELLRTLVLGLALTHSPEQLNLVLVDYKGGATFAPFKGIPHVSGIVTNLADDVSLVDRIYASLEGEILRRQEQLKAAGNIASITDYQRARRRNRNLPVMPHLFLVIDEFGELLTAQPDFIDLFMSIGRIGRSIGVHLLLSSQRLEAGKLRGLDTYLSYRLGLRTLSEAESRTVLETTDAFHLPPLPGYGYLKVDTTVYEQFKAGYVSGPLAIETAEDEVTKEPTVPVVLIDQYYSQNFITMAQDYDEAEDEAEAAKPATQSDDEDAEGPTVLSASVAMMSKYPAVTDPIWLPPLPDKVTLDQALSMPPEPAAISGQLAGETSHSLPVPIGILDDPAHQWQGRWELDLAHSGGHIAILGGPSTGKSTLLRTIALSLALENSPREITLYGLDLRGSGLLAIEGLPHTAGVAVRTRREALRRTLEEVTDLLTEREALFESLHIDSVSTMREMFASGRHPELDVRDVVVFVDGWGGLIDEFEDLQDSLYSLLTRGSGYGIHIIATATRWNEVRMAQQSFFGTRLEMRLTEPSDSMHGSKTAAHLPKNKPGRGFNIDGRIGQIALPRIDDEPSDDGLTKAFREAVEYVKLHYREQTPRTVRLLPTHINVDQLPPSSTPGLLRFGVMERNQAIRYLDFIGREPHLAVLADEEAGKTSLLRLLAHELMSQYSSEELVFAVFDPRRDLQNAIPEEYLGGYAATSMHAEQLTAAVVKEVQSRVQADPLAQQNAGFEGPRIVLLVDDYDVLTAGAASPLHAFTPFLAMSTDIGLHVALTRRVRGASRTMYEPFFASLREAGAVTLLMDGDSSEGPIIGRIRPRHFPAGRGMLIRPNEGPQTIQVATLDAEEGNN; this is translated from the coding sequence ATGACCACACACAGCCGATCCCTGACTGCCCTGGAAGACAACGGACTGTTCCACCGCCCGGCCCGCTCCGAGCCACCCGCAGCGGAACCCGAGCTTGAGACGGTCCGCCGCCCGCCCTTGATCGAGGACGGCGGAGCCGGCAACATGGGGTTCCTCGGCCTCATCCCACTCTTGGGTATGGCTGGCTCGATGACGGTCATGATGCTGTTCCGGGGCTCCCCTTTCGCGGCGGTTGGAGCGCTCATGATGATCGTGACCGTGATCGGCGCGATCGTCATGATGACCTCGCAAAATGGTAAACAGACCCGCCGCCGCAAACAGTTGCGCGACAACTACCTTGAATACCTCGAAGAACGCCACCACGAGTTGCGTACAGCAGAAGACGAACGGCGTTCCCGAGCCCAAATAACTGACCCGCGCACCAACGCACTCGTCGAGTTGATCTTCACCCCATCGCGGCTGTGGGAGCGGCGCCGCCAACACAGCGACTACCTCAATGTTCGATGCGGCATCGGCGATGCCACGGGTGTCGAGTTCCGCCTTGAAGGCGAAGACCAGTCGTTAGAAAGCACTGACCCTCACCTCGAACAGCAACTCGATGTTCTCCAAGACCGTTTCTCCACGACCCCAGACATGCCGTTGCTGGTTCACCTGGGCGCCGACCACACGGTCTCAGTCATCGGGGATAACGAGTTCTGCGATCAAGCGATCCGCAACCTGGTCCTGCAGGCGGTTGCGCTTCACTCCCCTGAAGACCTCCAGCTCGCGTTCCTCGTGCCGACGGTTCACCGCGATAAGTGGGAGTGGGTGCGTAGGCTCCCCCACATTCTCGACCAAGACCAACCAACCGCTTTCGGCCCCGTGCCACGCATCTGCGAGACGATGCCGGAGCTGGCATCTCTGCTGCGCAGCAACATCCAGCGCCGCTACCAGGCGACCGCTGAGCTACGGCGCACACCGGCGGACTACACGGTTGTAAACCTCAACCAGCCGCGTCTGCTCATCGTCGATCTGCGGCATAGTGGTCCGGTAGAGAACTTCAGTGCAGGCACCGCAACGGACCTAGAGATGATGGGCATCACCGTCATCCACGCGCTACGCAATCAGCTCGAAGAACCCGGCGATGTGTCAGCACGCCTCGTACAAAGCAACAGGGCCGTCCACAACAACAATGTTGGGCAAGATAACGGAAGTGGACGAGGCCGCAGAGCGGGCCTGGGTAGTAAGACTGGCATAGGTAGTTGGGCTGGTCTGGGTAATTGGGCCGGGTTTAGGAACGATGCCGCGGCCAGCGAGGTGGACCTTGAGGCCGCCGCGGAAGTTGAGGTTCAGCGTCTGGACTCTGATGGTTCCGTAGCACAACGTCTCAAGGGTGTTTTGGATGATTCCGATGTTGCCTTAGCCCAGTCAATCTCCCGCGTGTTGGCCCCGCTGCGGCTCTCTCACGATTCCCTTGAGCACTCCGAGCAGCAAGCCGGTATGAAGTTCACTCAACTGCTGGGCCTCAAGGAGCTCAACGAATCGCATTTGCAGGCGGCGTGGGAGCCGAACTTCGGCCCTGACTTCCTTACCGTGCCTATCGGTTTGGATCAGCAAGGCAAGCCTGTTCGCCTGGACATCAAGGAGGCCGCCCAGCACGGTATGGGCCCGCACGGGCTGTGCGTAGGCGCAACGGGTTCGGGTAAGTCCGAGCTTCTGCGAACACTGGTGCTCGGTTTGGCTTTGACCCACTCCCCTGAACAGCTCAACCTGGTTCTGGTCGACTATAAGGGTGGTGCGACCTTCGCCCCGTTCAAGGGCATCCCGCACGTCTCCGGTATCGTCACCAACCTCGCTGACGATGTGTCGCTCGTGGACCGCATCTATGCGAGCCTTGAAGGTGAGATCCTACGGCGTCAGGAACAGTTGAAAGCCGCAGGCAACATCGCCTCCATCACCGACTATCAGCGGGCACGTCGCCGCAACCGCAACCTGCCGGTCATGCCGCACCTGTTCCTCGTGATTGACGAGTTCGGTGAGCTACTGACCGCGCAACCCGATTTCATCGACTTGTTCATGTCGATCGGTCGTATTGGCCGCTCGATCGGTGTGCACCTGCTCCTCAGTTCCCAGCGCCTCGAAGCAGGCAAGCTCCGCGGCCTCGACACCTACCTGTCCTACCGGCTCGGTCTACGCACACTTTCTGAAGCTGAATCCCGCACCGTGCTCGAAACAACGGACGCCTTCCACCTGCCGCCGTTGCCTGGCTACGGCTACCTCAAAGTGGATACGACCGTGTATGAGCAGTTCAAAGCCGGTTACGTCTCTGGCCCGCTAGCGATCGAAACCGCAGAAGATGAGGTGACCAAGGAACCCACCGTACCCGTCGTGCTGATCGATCAGTACTATTCACAGAACTTCATCACCATGGCCCAGGATTATGACGAGGCCGAGGACGAAGCGGAAGCCGCGAAGCCCGCCACCCAGTCGGATGATGAGGATGCCGAAGGGCCCACCGTCTTGAGCGCATCCGTTGCCATGATGAGCAAGTACCCCGCCGTGACCGACCCCATCTGGCTTCCGCCTTTGCCGGATAAGGTCACCCTGGATCAAGCGCTCTCGATGCCGCCGGAACCTGCCGCGATTTCGGGCCAGCTCGCCGGGGAGACATCGCACAGCCTCCCGGTTCCGATCGGGATTCTGGATGACCCAGCGCACCAGTGGCAAGGGCGTTGGGAACTCGACCTAGCCCACTCGGGCGGCCACATCGCGATCCTCGGCGGACCTTCAACCGGCAAGTCCACGCTCCTGCGCACGATCGCGCTCTCGCTGGCCTTGGAGAACTCCCCGCGTGAAATAACTCTCTACGGCTTGGATCTGCGCGGCTCAGGCTTGCTCGCAATCGAGGGCCTTCCGCACACTGCCGGCGTCGCCGTGCGCACACGCCGCGAAGCGTTGCGGCGAACCCTGGAGGAAGTCACTGACCTGTTGACCGAACGCGAAGCGCTGTTCGAGTCCCTCCACATCGACTCGGTCTCCACGATGCGTGAAATGTTCGCATCCGGCCGCCACCCCGAACTCGATGTGCGCGACGTCGTAGTGTTCGTGGACGGTTGGGGTGGTTTGATCGACGAGTTCGAAGACCTCCAGGATTCGCTCTACTCGCTCCTGACCCGCGGTAGCGGCTACGGGATCCACATCATCGCTACAGCTACCCGCTGGAACGAAGTCCGGATGGCGCAGCAGTCCTTCTTCGGAACCCGGCTGGAGATGCGGCTGACCGAACCATCGGACTCGATGCACGGCTCCAAGACCGCGGCGCACCTGCCTAAGAACAAGCCGGGCCGTGGCTTTAACATCGACGGCCGTATCGGCCAGATCGCGCTACCGCGTATCGATGACGAGCCAAGCGATGACGGCCTCACCAAGGCGTTCAGGGAAGCGGTCGAGTACGTCAAACTCCACTATCGCGAGCAGACCCCGCGCACCGTGCGCCTGCTGCCGACCCACATCAACGTGGACCAGCTGCCGCCTTCATCAACTCCGGGGCTTTTGCGCTTTGGTGTTATGGAACGCAATCAGGCGATCCGTTACCTGGACTTCATCGGCCGCGAACCGCACCTTGCGGTACTCGCGGATGAGGAAGCCGGCAAGACGAGCCTGTTGCGTCTGCTCGCCCACGAACTCATGAGCCAATACAGCTCAGAAGAGCTCGTGTTCGCGGTCTTTGATCCGCGCCGTGACCTTCAGAACGCGATCCCGGAGGAATACCTCGGCGGATACGCAGCTACCTCGATGCATGCTGAACAGCTCACCGCTGCGGTGGTCAAAGAGGTGCAGTCCCGTGTGCAAGCCGACCCGCTCGCCCAACAGAATGCTGGCTTCGAAGGGCCGCGGATTGTGTTGCTCGTGGACGACTACGACGTCCTCACCGCAGGGGCGGCCTCACCGCTTCACGCGTTCACCCCATTCCTCGCGATGAGCACCGACATCGGCTTGCATGTGGCACTCACCCGTCGTGTCCGTGGCGCATCACGCACCATGTATGAGCCGTTCTTCGCATCGCTGCGTGAAGCCGGTGCCGTGACTCTGCTCATGGACGGCGATAGCAGCGAAGGCCCGATCATCGGGCGCATCCGGCCGCGCCACTTCCCTGCCGGCCGCGGTATGCTGATCCGCCCGAACGAAGGCCCACAAACCATCCAGGTAGCCACCCTCGACGCCGAGGAAGGCAACAACTAG